A single region of the Denticeps clupeoides chromosome 18, fDenClu1.1, whole genome shotgun sequence genome encodes:
- the map7d3 gene encoding ensconsin isoform X1, with protein MAEGATSLKALRAQMAAAAQAQAEERRGLAGNSPVPAATASNQTTVRGQGTRPVIDGAVLRIDDKLRVAKERREEQEKQQATRELQFLERERKAKQQLEKQMEERQRKLEEQRRKEEQRRAAVEEKRKQKQEEEKEHYEEVMRRTIERSQRLEQRQKRWSWGGLSDGDSKAGKNDVGTTSSPVSIAISPASPAKPLRTQPVDKRSISTTNLKQVDLVISKHLSSSASLLNTHDKSLKWRSSSLNRLPSSFVQVTRDVTNKPQMEHPGSALKRRSSSLSRVGAKTQSPTLTAKKDATEEPDVRRAMAGPVDSAVLSRLLTPTQASLARSKSAAALSAAGADSSESHLCPRSATSSPLQTTGPLSHGSPRSRSSERHKGLPTSTSAHGAFSSMQKYEKRFTSPVQKCPVSPASVTRHRSPSPAPLGNKRAESPSFKQSPNNRPPSPIMKQHPPSPQPISKPPPAQKPSLTPTGPQSLRKRDSKIKDMSPMQPVVPPSLEPTQTNPAPSSKPKEDSKAVAGTTSAEEAAKILAEKRRLAREQKEKEEHLRVQQEEEEQQRKEEEKLLQEEQRVRRLEVEKSLAEERKKQEEEEALRTEEERKRLEQKEKQKQAELRKEREEAETRALEEAEKQRQERARILQQNQQERMERKKRIEEIMKRTRKTDQNDFKREDEKDECDETLEEANDQTTCEISEDVPDLSGKVDLFHSESMGEAVSEHPEADNKENNNSSCEEDFLPVRDPISKMRLVEGYEFVNEDAKVGIIPGVNGKAAPWNFEELMDLNIHSKGRPLKETEGHNQALIEGDPVGPEGPRVAFEDKGHVSSIQPIEALSEN; from the exons ATGGCGGAAGGAGCGACATCTCTCAAAGCGCTTCGAGCTCAAATGG ctgcagcagctcAAGCACAGGCAGAGGAGCGCCGAGGTCTGGCAGGAAATAGCCCAGTGCCTGCAGCCACAGCCAGCAACCAGACAACAGTCAGAGGTCAAGGAACACGGCCAG TCATTGATGGTGCTGTGTTacggatagatgacaaactcaGGGTTGCAAAGGAAAGAAGAGAAGAACAGGAGAAGCAACAAG CAACAAGGGAGCTGCAGTTTCTTGAGCGTGAACGCAAGGCgaagcagcagctggagaagcAGATGGAGGAGCGTCAACggaagctggaggagcagcgcAGAAAGGAGGAGCAAAGGAGAGCTGCTGTGGAAGAGAAGAGGAAGCAGAAACAGGAGGAAGAGAAA GAACACTACGAAGAAGTGATGAGGCGCACCATAGAGCGCAGTCAGCGACTGGAGCAGAGACAGAAGCGCTGGTCCTGGGGTGGCCTATCAGATGGTGACAGCAAAGCAG GCAAGAATGATGTTGGCACCACCTCATCACCAGTTTCCATAGCAATCTCCCCGGCATCCCCAGCCAAACCTCTGCGGACACAGCCAG TAGACAAGCGTTCCATATCCACCACCAACCTCAAACAGGTGGACCTGGTCATCAGCAAACACTTGTCCTCCTCTGCTTCCCTCCTCAACACCCATGACAAGA GTTTAAAGTGGAGGAGTTCGTCTCTGAATCGGTTGCCTAGCAGCTTCGTGCAGGTCACTAGGGATGTTACTAACAAGCCTCAGATGGAGCATCCAG GATCTGCACTGAAGAGACGAAGTTCTTCCCTTTCTCGGGTGGGGGCCAAAACTCAGTCTCCCACCCTCACAGCCAAGAAAGATGCTACTGAAGAGCCAGATG TCCGTCGTGCCATGGCTGGCCCTGTGGACAGTGCTGTACTCAGTCGCCTGCTGACCCCCACCCAGGCCTCACTTGCTAGGAGCAAGAGTGCCGCTGCGCTCTCAGCTGCTGGAGCAGATAGCTCAG AGTCTCACCTGTGTCCTCGTTCAGCGACGTCCAGCCCATTGCAGACAACTGGACCTCTATCACATGGGTCCCCACGCAGTCGCAGCAGCGAACGCCACAAGGGTCTCCCAACTTCGACCTCTGCACATGGGGCATTTAGCAGTATGCAG AAATATGAGAAGCGCTTCACATCTCCAGTGCAAAAATGTCCAGTCTCTCCTGCTTCAGTGACTCGCCATCGGTCCCCTTCCCCCGCCCCACTTGGCAACAAGAGAGCAGAGTCACCATCATTCAA GCAGAGTCCAAACAACCGGCCCCCATCCCCCATTATGAAACAGCATCCTCCTTCTCCACAGCCCATCTCTAAACCTCCACCAGCCCAGAAACCATCCCTGACGCCCACAGGGCCACAGTCCTTACGTAAGAGAGACTCAAAGATAAAGGACATGTCCCCCATGCAGCCTGTGGTGCCCCCGTCGCTAGAGCCCACTCAGACCAACCCAGCCCCCAGCAGCAAGCCCAAAGAAG ATTCCAAAGCAGTTGCCGGAACCACATCAGCAGAAGAGGCGGCCAAAATCCTGGCAGAGAAGCGACGTCTGGCACGAgagcagaaagagaaagaggagcATTTGCGagtgcagcaggaggaggaggaaca GCAGAGAAAGGAAGAGGAGAAGCTCTTGCAAGAGGAACAGCGAGTGAGACGCCTAGAGGTGGAGAAGAGTCTAgcagaagagaggaagaaacaggaggaggaggaggctctTCGAACAGAGGAGGAGCGAAAGAGGCTGGAGCAGAAGGAAAAGCAGAAGCAGGCCGAGCTACGGAAAGAG CGTGAAGAGGCTGAGACCCGGGCACTGGAGGAGGCAGAGAAGCAGCGCCAAGAGCGAGCACGCATCCTACAACAAAACCAGCAGGAACGCATGGAGAGGAAGAAG agAATTGAAGAGATAATGAAGAGAACAAGAAAAACAGATCAGAATGACTTTAAG AGAGAGGATGAAAAAGATGAATGTGATGAAACTTTAGAGGAAGCAAATGACCAGACGACCTGTGAAATTTCTG AGGATGTGCCTGACCTATCAGGAAAAGTGGATCTCTTCCATTCAGAGTCTATGGGGGAAGCAGTGAGTGAACATCCTGAGGCAGACAACAAGGAGAACAATAACAGTTCCTGTGAAGAAGATTTTCTACCCGTCAG GGATCCTATTTCTAAGATGCGACTGGTGGAAGGATATGAATTTGTGAATGAGGACGCCAAGGTGGGGATAATTCCTGGGGTTAATGGCAAAGCAGCACCCTGGAATTTTGAGGAACTCATGGACCTGAACATACACTCTAAGGGCAGGCCACTGAAGGAGACAGAGGGCCACAACCAGGCCCTTATTGAGGGTGACCCGGTTGGACCTGAGGGGCCACGGGTTGCCTTTGAGGACAAAGGACATGTCAGCTCCATACAGCCCATTGAAGCACTGTCTG AAAATTGA
- the map7d3 gene encoding ensconsin isoform X3, whose amino-acid sequence MAEGATSLKALRAQMAAAAQAQAEERRGLAGNSPVPAATASNQTTVRGQGTRPVIDGAVLRIDDKLRVAKERREEQEKQQATRELQFLERERKAKQQLEKQMEERQRKLEEQRRKEEQRRAAVEEKRKQKQEEEKEHYEEVMRRTIERSQRLEQRQKRWSWGGLSDGDSKAGKNDVGTTSSPVSIAISPASPAKPLRTQPVDKRSISTTNLKQVDLVISKHLSSSASLLNTHDKSLKWRSSSLNRLPSSFVQVTRDVTNKPQMEHPGSALKRRSSSLSRVGAKTQSPTLTAKKDATEEPDVRRAMAGPVDSAVLSRLLTPTQASLARSKSAAALSAAGADSSATSSPLQTTGPLSHGSPRSRSSERHKGLPTSTSAHGAFSSMQKYEKRFTSPVQKCPVSPASVTRHRSPSPAPLGNKRAESPSFKQSPNNRPPSPIMKQHPPSPQPISKPPPAQKPSLTPTGPQSLRKRDSKIKDMSPMQPVVPPSLEPTQTNPAPSSKPKEDSKAVAGTTSAEEAAKILAEKRRLAREQKEKEEHLRVQQEEEEQQRKEEEKLLQEEQRVRRLEVEKSLAEERKKQEEEEALRTEEERKRLEQKEKQKQAELRKEREEAETRALEEAEKQRQERARILQQNQQERMERKKRIEEIMKRTRKTDQNDFKREDEKDECDETLEEANDQTTCEISEDVPDLSGKVDLFHSESMGEAVSEHPEADNKENNNSSCEEDFLPVRDPISKMRLVEGYEFVNEDAKVGIIPGVNGKAAPWNFEELMDLNIHSKGRPLKETEGHNQALIEGDPVGPEGPRVAFEDKGHVSSIQPIEALSEN is encoded by the exons ATGGCGGAAGGAGCGACATCTCTCAAAGCGCTTCGAGCTCAAATGG ctgcagcagctcAAGCACAGGCAGAGGAGCGCCGAGGTCTGGCAGGAAATAGCCCAGTGCCTGCAGCCACAGCCAGCAACCAGACAACAGTCAGAGGTCAAGGAACACGGCCAG TCATTGATGGTGCTGTGTTacggatagatgacaaactcaGGGTTGCAAAGGAAAGAAGAGAAGAACAGGAGAAGCAACAAG CAACAAGGGAGCTGCAGTTTCTTGAGCGTGAACGCAAGGCgaagcagcagctggagaagcAGATGGAGGAGCGTCAACggaagctggaggagcagcgcAGAAAGGAGGAGCAAAGGAGAGCTGCTGTGGAAGAGAAGAGGAAGCAGAAACAGGAGGAAGAGAAA GAACACTACGAAGAAGTGATGAGGCGCACCATAGAGCGCAGTCAGCGACTGGAGCAGAGACAGAAGCGCTGGTCCTGGGGTGGCCTATCAGATGGTGACAGCAAAGCAG GCAAGAATGATGTTGGCACCACCTCATCACCAGTTTCCATAGCAATCTCCCCGGCATCCCCAGCCAAACCTCTGCGGACACAGCCAG TAGACAAGCGTTCCATATCCACCACCAACCTCAAACAGGTGGACCTGGTCATCAGCAAACACTTGTCCTCCTCTGCTTCCCTCCTCAACACCCATGACAAGA GTTTAAAGTGGAGGAGTTCGTCTCTGAATCGGTTGCCTAGCAGCTTCGTGCAGGTCACTAGGGATGTTACTAACAAGCCTCAGATGGAGCATCCAG GATCTGCACTGAAGAGACGAAGTTCTTCCCTTTCTCGGGTGGGGGCCAAAACTCAGTCTCCCACCCTCACAGCCAAGAAAGATGCTACTGAAGAGCCAGATG TCCGTCGTGCCATGGCTGGCCCTGTGGACAGTGCTGTACTCAGTCGCCTGCTGACCCCCACCCAGGCCTCACTTGCTAGGAGCAAGAGTGCCGCTGCGCTCTCAGCTGCTGGAGCAGATAGCTCAG CGACGTCCAGCCCATTGCAGACAACTGGACCTCTATCACATGGGTCCCCACGCAGTCGCAGCAGCGAACGCCACAAGGGTCTCCCAACTTCGACCTCTGCACATGGGGCATTTAGCAGTATGCAG AAATATGAGAAGCGCTTCACATCTCCAGTGCAAAAATGTCCAGTCTCTCCTGCTTCAGTGACTCGCCATCGGTCCCCTTCCCCCGCCCCACTTGGCAACAAGAGAGCAGAGTCACCATCATTCAA GCAGAGTCCAAACAACCGGCCCCCATCCCCCATTATGAAACAGCATCCTCCTTCTCCACAGCCCATCTCTAAACCTCCACCAGCCCAGAAACCATCCCTGACGCCCACAGGGCCACAGTCCTTACGTAAGAGAGACTCAAAGATAAAGGACATGTCCCCCATGCAGCCTGTGGTGCCCCCGTCGCTAGAGCCCACTCAGACCAACCCAGCCCCCAGCAGCAAGCCCAAAGAAG ATTCCAAAGCAGTTGCCGGAACCACATCAGCAGAAGAGGCGGCCAAAATCCTGGCAGAGAAGCGACGTCTGGCACGAgagcagaaagagaaagaggagcATTTGCGagtgcagcaggaggaggaggaaca GCAGAGAAAGGAAGAGGAGAAGCTCTTGCAAGAGGAACAGCGAGTGAGACGCCTAGAGGTGGAGAAGAGTCTAgcagaagagaggaagaaacaggaggaggaggaggctctTCGAACAGAGGAGGAGCGAAAGAGGCTGGAGCAGAAGGAAAAGCAGAAGCAGGCCGAGCTACGGAAAGAG CGTGAAGAGGCTGAGACCCGGGCACTGGAGGAGGCAGAGAAGCAGCGCCAAGAGCGAGCACGCATCCTACAACAAAACCAGCAGGAACGCATGGAGAGGAAGAAG agAATTGAAGAGATAATGAAGAGAACAAGAAAAACAGATCAGAATGACTTTAAG AGAGAGGATGAAAAAGATGAATGTGATGAAACTTTAGAGGAAGCAAATGACCAGACGACCTGTGAAATTTCTG AGGATGTGCCTGACCTATCAGGAAAAGTGGATCTCTTCCATTCAGAGTCTATGGGGGAAGCAGTGAGTGAACATCCTGAGGCAGACAACAAGGAGAACAATAACAGTTCCTGTGAAGAAGATTTTCTACCCGTCAG GGATCCTATTTCTAAGATGCGACTGGTGGAAGGATATGAATTTGTGAATGAGGACGCCAAGGTGGGGATAATTCCTGGGGTTAATGGCAAAGCAGCACCCTGGAATTTTGAGGAACTCATGGACCTGAACATACACTCTAAGGGCAGGCCACTGAAGGAGACAGAGGGCCACAACCAGGCCCTTATTGAGGGTGACCCGGTTGGACCTGAGGGGCCACGGGTTGCCTTTGAGGACAAAGGACATGTCAGCTCCATACAGCCCATTGAAGCACTGTCTG AAAATTGA
- the map7d3 gene encoding ensconsin isoform X6, whose protein sequence is MVGEELVFIDGAVLRIDDKLRVAKERREEQEKQQATRELQFLERERKAKQQLEKQMEERQRKLEEQRRKEEQRRAAVEEKRKQKQEEEKEHYEEVMRRTIERSQRLEQRQKRWSWGGLSDGDSKAGKNDVGTTSSPVSIAISPASPAKPLRTQPVDKRSISTTNLKQVDLVISKHLSSSASLLNTHDKSLKWRSSSLNRLPSSFVQVTRDVTNKPQMEHPGSALKRRSSSLSRVGAKTQSPTLTAKKDATEEPDVRRAMAGPVDSAVLSRLLTPTQASLARSKSAAALSAAGADSSESHLCPRSATSSPLQTTGPLSHGSPRSRSSERHKGLPTSTSAHGAFSSMQKYEKRFTSPVQKCPVSPASVTRHRSPSPAPLGNKRAESPSFKQSPNNRPPSPIMKQHPPSPQPISKPPPAQKPSLTPTGPQSLRKRDSKIKDMSPMQPVVPPSLEPTQTNPAPSSKPKEDSKAVAGTTSAEEAAKILAEKRRLAREQKEKEEHLRVQQEEEEQQRKEEEKLLQEEQRVRRLEVEKSLAEERKKQEEEEALRTEEERKRLEQKEKQKQAELRKEREEAETRALEEAEKQRQERARILQQNQQERMERKKRIEEIMKRTRKTDQNDFKREDEKDECDETLEEANDQTTCEISEDVPDLSGKVDLFHSESMGEAVSEHPEADNKENNNSSCEEDFLPVRDPISKMRLVEGYEFVNEDAKVGIIPGVNGKAAPWNFEELMDLNIHSKGRPLKETEGHNQALIEGDPVGPEGPRVAFEDKGHVSSIQPIEALSEN, encoded by the exons ATGGTTGGAGAGGAGCTAGTCT TCATTGATGGTGCTGTGTTacggatagatgacaaactcaGGGTTGCAAAGGAAAGAAGAGAAGAACAGGAGAAGCAACAAG CAACAAGGGAGCTGCAGTTTCTTGAGCGTGAACGCAAGGCgaagcagcagctggagaagcAGATGGAGGAGCGTCAACggaagctggaggagcagcgcAGAAAGGAGGAGCAAAGGAGAGCTGCTGTGGAAGAGAAGAGGAAGCAGAAACAGGAGGAAGAGAAA GAACACTACGAAGAAGTGATGAGGCGCACCATAGAGCGCAGTCAGCGACTGGAGCAGAGACAGAAGCGCTGGTCCTGGGGTGGCCTATCAGATGGTGACAGCAAAGCAG GCAAGAATGATGTTGGCACCACCTCATCACCAGTTTCCATAGCAATCTCCCCGGCATCCCCAGCCAAACCTCTGCGGACACAGCCAG TAGACAAGCGTTCCATATCCACCACCAACCTCAAACAGGTGGACCTGGTCATCAGCAAACACTTGTCCTCCTCTGCTTCCCTCCTCAACACCCATGACAAGA GTTTAAAGTGGAGGAGTTCGTCTCTGAATCGGTTGCCTAGCAGCTTCGTGCAGGTCACTAGGGATGTTACTAACAAGCCTCAGATGGAGCATCCAG GATCTGCACTGAAGAGACGAAGTTCTTCCCTTTCTCGGGTGGGGGCCAAAACTCAGTCTCCCACCCTCACAGCCAAGAAAGATGCTACTGAAGAGCCAGATG TCCGTCGTGCCATGGCTGGCCCTGTGGACAGTGCTGTACTCAGTCGCCTGCTGACCCCCACCCAGGCCTCACTTGCTAGGAGCAAGAGTGCCGCTGCGCTCTCAGCTGCTGGAGCAGATAGCTCAG AGTCTCACCTGTGTCCTCGTTCAGCGACGTCCAGCCCATTGCAGACAACTGGACCTCTATCACATGGGTCCCCACGCAGTCGCAGCAGCGAACGCCACAAGGGTCTCCCAACTTCGACCTCTGCACATGGGGCATTTAGCAGTATGCAG AAATATGAGAAGCGCTTCACATCTCCAGTGCAAAAATGTCCAGTCTCTCCTGCTTCAGTGACTCGCCATCGGTCCCCTTCCCCCGCCCCACTTGGCAACAAGAGAGCAGAGTCACCATCATTCAA GCAGAGTCCAAACAACCGGCCCCCATCCCCCATTATGAAACAGCATCCTCCTTCTCCACAGCCCATCTCTAAACCTCCACCAGCCCAGAAACCATCCCTGACGCCCACAGGGCCACAGTCCTTACGTAAGAGAGACTCAAAGATAAAGGACATGTCCCCCATGCAGCCTGTGGTGCCCCCGTCGCTAGAGCCCACTCAGACCAACCCAGCCCCCAGCAGCAAGCCCAAAGAAG ATTCCAAAGCAGTTGCCGGAACCACATCAGCAGAAGAGGCGGCCAAAATCCTGGCAGAGAAGCGACGTCTGGCACGAgagcagaaagagaaagaggagcATTTGCGagtgcagcaggaggaggaggaaca GCAGAGAAAGGAAGAGGAGAAGCTCTTGCAAGAGGAACAGCGAGTGAGACGCCTAGAGGTGGAGAAGAGTCTAgcagaagagaggaagaaacaggaggaggaggaggctctTCGAACAGAGGAGGAGCGAAAGAGGCTGGAGCAGAAGGAAAAGCAGAAGCAGGCCGAGCTACGGAAAGAG CGTGAAGAGGCTGAGACCCGGGCACTGGAGGAGGCAGAGAAGCAGCGCCAAGAGCGAGCACGCATCCTACAACAAAACCAGCAGGAACGCATGGAGAGGAAGAAG agAATTGAAGAGATAATGAAGAGAACAAGAAAAACAGATCAGAATGACTTTAAG AGAGAGGATGAAAAAGATGAATGTGATGAAACTTTAGAGGAAGCAAATGACCAGACGACCTGTGAAATTTCTG AGGATGTGCCTGACCTATCAGGAAAAGTGGATCTCTTCCATTCAGAGTCTATGGGGGAAGCAGTGAGTGAACATCCTGAGGCAGACAACAAGGAGAACAATAACAGTTCCTGTGAAGAAGATTTTCTACCCGTCAG GGATCCTATTTCTAAGATGCGACTGGTGGAAGGATATGAATTTGTGAATGAGGACGCCAAGGTGGGGATAATTCCTGGGGTTAATGGCAAAGCAGCACCCTGGAATTTTGAGGAACTCATGGACCTGAACATACACTCTAAGGGCAGGCCACTGAAGGAGACAGAGGGCCACAACCAGGCCCTTATTGAGGGTGACCCGGTTGGACCTGAGGGGCCACGGGTTGCCTTTGAGGACAAAGGACATGTCAGCTCCATACAGCCCATTGAAGCACTGTCTG AAAATTGA
- the map7d3 gene encoding ensconsin isoform X8: protein MAEGATSLKALRAQMAAAAQAQAEERRGLAGNSPVPAATASNQTTVRGQGTRPVIDGAVLRIDDKLRVAKERREEQEKQQATRELQFLERERKAKQQLEKQMEERQRKLEEQRRKEEQRRAAVEEKRKQKQEEEKEHYEEVMRRTIERSQRLEQRQKRWSWGGLSDGDSKAGKNDVGTTSSPVSIAISPASPAKPLRTQPVDKRSISTTNLKQVDLVISKHLSSSASLLNTHDKIRRAMAGPVDSAVLSRLLTPTQASLARSKSAAALSAAGADSSESHLCPRSATSSPLQTTGPLSHGSPRSRSSERHKGLPTSTSAHGAFSSMQKYEKRFTSPVQKCPVSPASVTRHRSPSPAPLGNKRAESPSFKQSPNNRPPSPIMKQHPPSPQPISKPPPAQKPSLTPTGPQSLRKRDSKIKDMSPMQPVVPPSLEPTQTNPAPSSKPKEDSKAVAGTTSAEEAAKILAEKRRLAREQKEKEEHLRVQQEEEEQQRKEEEKLLQEEQRVRRLEVEKSLAEERKKQEEEEALRTEEERKRLEQKEKQKQAELRKEREEAETRALEEAEKQRQERARILQQNQQERMERKKRIEEIMKRTRKTDQNDFKREDEKDECDETLEEANDQTTCEISEDVPDLSGKVDLFHSESMGEAVSEHPEADNKENNNSSCEEDFLPVRDPISKMRLVEGYEFVNEDAKVGIIPGVNGKAAPWNFEELMDLNIHSKGRPLKETEGHNQALIEGDPVGPEGPRVAFEDKGHVSSIQPIEALSEN from the exons ATGGCGGAAGGAGCGACATCTCTCAAAGCGCTTCGAGCTCAAATGG ctgcagcagctcAAGCACAGGCAGAGGAGCGCCGAGGTCTGGCAGGAAATAGCCCAGTGCCTGCAGCCACAGCCAGCAACCAGACAACAGTCAGAGGTCAAGGAACACGGCCAG TCATTGATGGTGCTGTGTTacggatagatgacaaactcaGGGTTGCAAAGGAAAGAAGAGAAGAACAGGAGAAGCAACAAG CAACAAGGGAGCTGCAGTTTCTTGAGCGTGAACGCAAGGCgaagcagcagctggagaagcAGATGGAGGAGCGTCAACggaagctggaggagcagcgcAGAAAGGAGGAGCAAAGGAGAGCTGCTGTGGAAGAGAAGAGGAAGCAGAAACAGGAGGAAGAGAAA GAACACTACGAAGAAGTGATGAGGCGCACCATAGAGCGCAGTCAGCGACTGGAGCAGAGACAGAAGCGCTGGTCCTGGGGTGGCCTATCAGATGGTGACAGCAAAGCAG GCAAGAATGATGTTGGCACCACCTCATCACCAGTTTCCATAGCAATCTCCCCGGCATCCCCAGCCAAACCTCTGCGGACACAGCCAG TAGACAAGCGTTCCATATCCACCACCAACCTCAAACAGGTGGACCTGGTCATCAGCAAACACTTGTCCTCCTCTGCTTCCCTCCTCAACACCCATGACAAGA TCCGTCGTGCCATGGCTGGCCCTGTGGACAGTGCTGTACTCAGTCGCCTGCTGACCCCCACCCAGGCCTCACTTGCTAGGAGCAAGAGTGCCGCTGCGCTCTCAGCTGCTGGAGCAGATAGCTCAG AGTCTCACCTGTGTCCTCGTTCAGCGACGTCCAGCCCATTGCAGACAACTGGACCTCTATCACATGGGTCCCCACGCAGTCGCAGCAGCGAACGCCACAAGGGTCTCCCAACTTCGACCTCTGCACATGGGGCATTTAGCAGTATGCAG AAATATGAGAAGCGCTTCACATCTCCAGTGCAAAAATGTCCAGTCTCTCCTGCTTCAGTGACTCGCCATCGGTCCCCTTCCCCCGCCCCACTTGGCAACAAGAGAGCAGAGTCACCATCATTCAA GCAGAGTCCAAACAACCGGCCCCCATCCCCCATTATGAAACAGCATCCTCCTTCTCCACAGCCCATCTCTAAACCTCCACCAGCCCAGAAACCATCCCTGACGCCCACAGGGCCACAGTCCTTACGTAAGAGAGACTCAAAGATAAAGGACATGTCCCCCATGCAGCCTGTGGTGCCCCCGTCGCTAGAGCCCACTCAGACCAACCCAGCCCCCAGCAGCAAGCCCAAAGAAG ATTCCAAAGCAGTTGCCGGAACCACATCAGCAGAAGAGGCGGCCAAAATCCTGGCAGAGAAGCGACGTCTGGCACGAgagcagaaagagaaagaggagcATTTGCGagtgcagcaggaggaggaggaaca GCAGAGAAAGGAAGAGGAGAAGCTCTTGCAAGAGGAACAGCGAGTGAGACGCCTAGAGGTGGAGAAGAGTCTAgcagaagagaggaagaaacaggaggaggaggaggctctTCGAACAGAGGAGGAGCGAAAGAGGCTGGAGCAGAAGGAAAAGCAGAAGCAGGCCGAGCTACGGAAAGAG CGTGAAGAGGCTGAGACCCGGGCACTGGAGGAGGCAGAGAAGCAGCGCCAAGAGCGAGCACGCATCCTACAACAAAACCAGCAGGAACGCATGGAGAGGAAGAAG agAATTGAAGAGATAATGAAGAGAACAAGAAAAACAGATCAGAATGACTTTAAG AGAGAGGATGAAAAAGATGAATGTGATGAAACTTTAGAGGAAGCAAATGACCAGACGACCTGTGAAATTTCTG AGGATGTGCCTGACCTATCAGGAAAAGTGGATCTCTTCCATTCAGAGTCTATGGGGGAAGCAGTGAGTGAACATCCTGAGGCAGACAACAAGGAGAACAATAACAGTTCCTGTGAAGAAGATTTTCTACCCGTCAG GGATCCTATTTCTAAGATGCGACTGGTGGAAGGATATGAATTTGTGAATGAGGACGCCAAGGTGGGGATAATTCCTGGGGTTAATGGCAAAGCAGCACCCTGGAATTTTGAGGAACTCATGGACCTGAACATACACTCTAAGGGCAGGCCACTGAAGGAGACAGAGGGCCACAACCAGGCCCTTATTGAGGGTGACCCGGTTGGACCTGAGGGGCCACGGGTTGCCTTTGAGGACAAAGGACATGTCAGCTCCATACAGCCCATTGAAGCACTGTCTG AAAATTGA